From the genome of Leishmania major strain Friedlin complete genome, chromosome 35:
CTCGGCACcgtttcgttgttgttttctttctctgtgAAGACAACATGCTTGTGCCTGCGTGTCCGTGTACGCCTGGATCGTgtgtctcgctctcttcttgtCGTTTTATTTCTTGACACCTTCTGCATCTCCATCCTCCTTTATTTCTCTCTTTCACCTGCCCCTTCTCTTCATTCTCCgccaccttctccctccccttctcatTGCGAGTCAAACACAGAAGGAACCCACACCCCCGCACGGGCAAGTGCCCCGGCCACACTATAGACAGAGGCGGCTTCTTGGGTCGAGAAAAGGTGAAGAGTGGCAGTCCTGGCGACCATGCGAACTCTGCTTTTCCTCTTGCTCTCAGCCtccacgttttttttttgctttgcAACTAGTCTGCGCCTTTTGGTTGTTTGGCTTCTTgctttttgttgctgttgttttctCTGCCGGCGTCAGCGTGTTCAtgtcgctgtgtgtgtgtgtgtgtacgtgaAGTAGTgctcacccccttcccctcccccgactcCTCTTGTGCGTGTTCTTCCGAtttcttttgttttggtttgtttcgttttttttttgtaacTGTGTGGTGATTTTTTTATGGGGGGTctctgttgtgtgtgtgtgtgtgtgtgtgagagagggagggagggagagggttCTATTTCTTCTGGTTGACGTTGCTATTCCTCTCACCATGCGGTTGTGTTTGCCCCTCGTGCACGGTTGTCAGACAAGAAACAGACAGAACGAATGGTGTTCGAGGACGAGACGAGGCGTTCATGttggcagccgctgcagaagcgcgcGAAAGAAATGGTCACTGGATTAGGGCATGGCAGCAGACTTGTGAGAAAGCGGTAGTCGAACTGTCAGCGATGCGAAGGAGAAATGAGCCATGGATGCTGTGCAGCAATGTGGGTGGGCTGAACTATCTAGGTGTGCTCCTCGCCCAGGCTCGCACCCTCTCACACTTCTGCTCTCGCGTGCAAGAGCGCACAGAGGTGTGCAAATGTGTATCATGGTGTCCGTCGACAGGTACGTGCGTTACTGAGGGCAGCTCCCGCCTTCGCATTGCTAATTCAAGTGCTCTCGTGCCTCTTTACTCCTCTACCCGCTCATCCTCTCCTACTCTTCCTCATGTGGCCTCCGCCCTACGCAGTGCCTCGGCTTCGTTTCGAAAAAGGCATCTCCTTCGTGTCTGCcccactcccctccctttttaTTCCGCCGCTGTTGAGAGACCAGACTTCGTCGTCGGTGGTGTGGTGTCAGCGCaggaaggcgaaggagcACGCGTGTATGTCTTCTCACCCGTCCCCGCCCTCTCGTTGCTTTGTTCGCTTAATCCAATCGCCGCGATGTTGgcctcgtcgctgccactgctgcgccgccgcggcacggGTCACGTCGTGAAGTACCTGGAGGGGGTGCCCACCCCCACGAAGCTTATCGACCACCTTGCTGGCGCCGACCTGCATGCATCCGCCGAGTTACCCTTCTTTACTACCGTGCCGCGCTACGTGGACGTGCAGCGGGAACAGCGTCTGTCTCGCCTGTACTTTCACCATGTTCTGTACCCCGCTGGAGGGGCTCGGCTTCCCTATCAAGCAGTCGTCGTGCGCGGAGGACGTGCGGTTCGTGCCTCAGAGACGCACTTGCTGCGGGTCAAGAAGGCGACGAGCTGGACGCCGCTCCatgcagagcagcagcaacagcaacagcccACCGCGGTCGTTgccccagcggcgcgccgacCAAGCCCTCTCGCCGTCCCATCCTCACAGCTCGGCTCCTCAGGCCCTGCATCCTcatcgcctgctgcagcaaaGGTGCCCGTCATGAGCGTCAGCACGACAGTCCCCACAGAGGACGTTCCCGCCCCGGCGTCGTGGGCGCGAGTGGACCCTGCGAGGCGGCCATACTTTTCCGCCGGCACACCGCGCAGCCACGAGCATCGCCGCAGCTCTCATCGGCCTCCAGAAGACACGGAGCGGTCGGCGAGGGTGGTGGAGGACACGACTTTGGCTCCGCTGCGAGGGGCTCTGGAGCACTTCTGGAATGAACTGAGGACAACGAGGAACTCGTCGACCCAAGATGTCACAGGTGGgccgccctccgccgcccTTTTGGCTACGAACGAGATGGCGGAGCGCGTTCGGCAGCTGCTTGTGTCCCCCGCAGCTGGGCTCCTGTGGATGCCAACCTCTGCGTCCCTGTCAAACGCTGCGGATATCTGTGAGGAAAGCAGACACACTTCCAGCGGCGTCTCTGACAGCTCAGAGCGGCGCTTCTGGACAGAGCTGATGGCGCACGTACAGGAGAGAGTGTCAGCAATGACGATGCATgtgggcggtggcggtgacggcgaggTAAAATCCCCTGCAGCCGTGCGTACGTGCTTGTATGTGCAGACACGGCTTCCCCCGTCAGCGACGGTAACACTCCCGTTAGCGCAGGTGCGCGATTATGTCCACGACGGCAGGGAAACAGCAGGTGACCTCAGCGTGCACGATGACGCGAGCGAGCGTGTGGTTTGTCGGCTTGCTGGTGGCCTGGAGCCGGTGGTGTCGTTTGCTGTGGGTCGCCCACTGACGCCGGTCACGAccgacggcgctgccacctcgCCGTCGGATCGTGCCTTCGCGCACGTGACGTGCCTGACGCGACTCAACATGCGCGTGACATCGGCGCCGTTGGCAAAGGCCCCAGCGGTGAACGCAGCAAACGTGTCATCCGGTACGCATCCGGTGAAGGAAGCGGTGCCCCACTTCCGCGACAGCACCCTTCCCTCCGCGGAGCCGTGGCGCTTGGGCGGTGTTGGGCTGGACCTCATGACACCTCTGCACGCCCGCACTGTGGCGGAGCGCCACACCGCGAAGCCCTCCGCGCACACGAACGGACGCTTGACGGCGCTAACAGAGAACGGCACCTCCAACGTGAAAGCAAACGCGGACAGCGCAGAAGCAGGACGGTACGTTATTGGTCGAACGGACGCAGAGACGTACGTGCTCCCCCAGCGTGAGCTGCTACTGACGCTTCACGTGCCCACCCACACAGAAGACATGTGCGCCGCGCAAAATCAGGAACGACTGCGCCGACAGGTGCGCCTAGGTCGAGCAAGTCGTGCAGCGATGTCCGCAGCGTGGCCAACGGAGCAGGCACGGCTCACATCTGCGCGCCGCGCAGAGGGGCAGTACGCGAATGCGATGAGCGCGAACGAGACGGGCGCGCATCGCACAAacgcgccgctgcaagtGGCTACAACGCCCCTCGCGGCATCTCCGTCGATGCCACTGCTTCTGTCCCGCCTCAGTTACGAAGTGCGCGCGCTTCCAGGTGACGTCGTGTACATTCCACGAGGGTGGGGTTTTGACGTGCAGCGCATTGTCGGCACAGCCACCATCgacaacggcagccgcggccgaAAAGGAGGTCGTGACGCGGACAAGGTGGGCTTCTACGATCACCGCGCCGTTGCAGCGCACAAAGGGACGTGGCCTGGTCACCGGCCAGAAACACCGTCTAAAAGCAGCGAACCGAACAAAACAGAGTCCCATGTGGCGTCGACAGCATCGGTGCAGCTCACTTCCGTCGAGGTGGACGCCTTGTGCCTCAACTATCAGCCATACCCCGAGCTGACAGAGAAGCAGGCAGCCGTCTACGTCGCGGCGAACTACGTGcacagcggcgtcgacgagtTCTACGAACGCGGAGGCAACAGCGTCTATCGCTCGTACCAATAAAAACGAGCGACCCTGTGACAGCGGCACTCACAGAGGGAGCGTTGCCGGCGACTTTGCTAACTGAGAGGCAGCGCTCATCTAAttgctctccccctcccctctctctctatcgccCCGCAACAcgcctcaccccccccctctgcaACCCCTCGTCGATTTCATGTCTTTGAGCTTGAGGTTGACAACGACCGCCATGCTGACGCAGCTCCGTATCGACTTGAGATCAAGGAATCttggtgtgcgcgtctgaGATGCCTCCCTCCTGCTTTCCTCCTATGGACGCCTCGCTTCCTGCTCGCGttgcgctggtgctggcTGTGGTCATGTCTGTTGTTGGtcatctctctcctctccatACTTCACAGTTGTCAGCGACTTTCGAATCTATCTGTTTTCCGAGTCACCGTTGTTTCGTTTGGATGTTGTTGTCTCGCACTCCTCTCCGTCACTCGCGCCTTCACACGCAATGAGATGGCACTAAAAATGAAAAGCAagggcagcagtggcagcccGCTGAGCGGCCGTCACTGCTCTCAGCTGAGGAAGCGCCCCGCATCAGCGTGTCTCGTACGTCGTCCTACGTTTGGTTGTGACAAGCACACAAACGGAAGAAGAGCAATGATCTCAGAGAACAGAAGACAAGGCGGGGTGTGGGGGGGTGCGACTTGCATATATAGGTGCACGCCGACTTCGCTGTGATCCTGTCAATGGAGGGagacaacgaaaaaaacgCGATACGAATGCATCGTTGGCTTGACATAGCCATCCTCCCGTGGCACATGCGCTCTCCCTTGGCATCACCTCCGCCCCCCGATCCCTTTATCCGCTCGTTATGCAAACGTATCGCATCCTCTTCCgtcgcggcgtcgtcgtctcttTTCCTTTACCGCCATCTCCACAAATGCGAATTgcccgcccctctctctgtctctctctctctctctccctctgtccATCTATGCCCGGATGTGTATGTCGCACGCCCCCTAGTTTGCTCTGTCGTACGCACTCCCACTACCTTCTTCGAAACTAACACAACAAAGACGCTTGTTTCCCGCTCGTGCATTGTTTACCCTGTCGGACTCTTCTGTTGCCGTTTTCctcgttttttgttgttctctcGCTCTAGGTCGCCTTGTTGCGTCCATTGCCTTTCGTCTTCCGCCTCCATGTAAACTAGAGTTGGGTCCGCTCACGAAGTgctcctctctttccctcccaCCTTTCCTATCTCCCTCACCTTTTCACTCGTCTTCCTCTTGACCATGCAGTTCGGCATCAAGGTGGAGCCCTATGGCTACGACAAGCTCGTGTGGCTGGAGACAGACGCTCTAAAAGTGGGCCTCACCAACtacgccgcctccgtcgcctccatCCAGGTGTACCACCCCGCCGATAACAAGTGGATCGAGGTCAACTGTGGCTACCCGAAGAACCCCGAGGAGGCTTACGCCGACCCGGACTACATGGGCGCCACTGTaggccgctgcgccggtcGCGTCGCCGGAGGCGTGTTCACGCTGGACGGCGTCAAGTACTACACGCAGAAGAACCGCGGCGAGAACACGTGCCactgcggcgacgacgcgtaCCACAAGAAGCACTGGGGCATGAAGCTAATCGAGACGGCCAATGTGATCGGCGTCCGCTTCAACTACACCAGCCCGCACATGGAGAGCGGCTTTCCCGGAGAGGTGAAGAACTACTGCACCTTCACGATCGACCGCAGCAAGCCCAACGCCCTCAAGACCATCTACGACTCCTACATCACCGACAACAGCCCATGCGATGCTTCTCCCATCAACGTCTTCAGTCACACCTCCTTCAACCTGAACGGCATTCCCGGCCAGCAGGACGGTGAGAAGAACTGGGTGCAGCCAGAGAGCGTGCGCAACCACTGGCTCCGCGTGCCGGCAAGTCGGGTGGCCGAGGCGGACCGCATGGCCATTCCGACTGGCGAGTTCCTGTCAGTTGAGGGCACCGGGCTCGACTTTCGGCAGGGACGCGTGATTGGCGACTGCATTGacgacgtggcgctgctcgacCGCGACCCGTGCGGCTACGACCACCCCCTCGCCATCGATGGCTGGGAGAAGGGCAAGCTGATGCTGCACGCCGAGGCGAAGAGCCCGGTCACGAACATCTGCATGAAGGTGTACTCGACCTTCCCGTGCATGTGGGTGTACACGGCGAACAAcaagccgctgccggcgagcgGCGGCCCGGGCCAGCGCTACGCGCGTTGGACTGGCTTGCTGGTCGGCCCCCAGAACTTCTCTGACGTTGCCAACCACTACCCCAAGTACCCGTCTTGCAttgtgcgccgcggcgagcgccAGTACTCGGAGACGACGATCAACGAGTTCACGATTGAGCAGTAGGGACCGACGTTGAACACAGAAATGCATAGGCtgggtggaggagaaggggtgCAGATGGGGTTTGATGGAAGAGGTGGCGATGCTTCCTCACTGTGAAAGGGCAATGAGAGTGTtggagggaaagaggggctCACGAGAAGATGTGGCGTCGATGCGACTACAAGACACAACTGTTAACTGTTTGTCTCGGTGAGCAGCGTCAGCCAGCGCACACGTAATTTTTTGCCTTGCCTTTTGTTTTTAGTGCTCTTGCTctcgctccttctccactgCCTCTCCTTCTGTCTCCGTGGGGCCCTCCACGTCTCTCTTCtcacaccaacacacacgcgcacatgcacaccatTCCCTCCCCTACATGCAGCCATCACTAGCGACGCGACACCCGCGTTGTTGCATATCTACTGAagctctttttttgtttgcaTTTCTTTTTTGGTTTATATTGCACTTGTCTATTCGTTGTGCGTATTCATGGTGTTTTTTGCGGAAAGCCTTTAtgtgtatttgtgtgtgtgtgtgtgtgtgtgtgcttctccCGTACACCGTATGGTACCGCCCCATGCATTTCTTTCCTTCGCGTTCGCCCTTTCTGTATCTTtccgtcctcctcccccctcacagcatgcaaacacacacgcgcacactcacacatacatacatgtGCACTCCCTAACGCCGTTTCACTCATTATAtttgcctgtgtgtgtgtgcgtatttTCCATTCTTTTCAGCTttctcccccgcccccttcctcctaCTTTCGCGGTTTTCTACACCTCTtgctctcccccctccccacgaCGTTCTTCCTCATCTGCAAAGAGCAGACGAGTCCGTGATGTCGATGTTCACGAGGGTTCGAACTCACCCTTCGGTGCACACTTATATTTCTGCACGAAGGCGTACTTCTTTaccttcttctctttctttgtgtgtgtgtgtgtgcgtgtcttccGTGAAGTCTGCTACTTCATCCAACTCAACGACGCAATGGTATGCGCACCCAAGCTCACCGCACGCAACGAAAAATATCATCGGCAAGCGTTCTTTCTACCAGTTCCGCCCCTCCACTCACCACTCCACCCTTTCGCCCCTTTCTGAGGAAGCCAAgcgcaccctcccccttatccctgccaatgccgaagcacctctggcggtgacagggtcaagcACCCACGACCCaaagagcgggggaggggggccagCGCGATTCactgctgccgatgccggcTGGTCAGGTTCTGGATGGCGTTGGACCGGAGCGACCTGCCACAGCGAACATGCCTGTGCCATCCACATGATAGGCGAAGTTTgagcgtgactcgagcgtatcccacaCCCGGCCGTCACACTGCCTGATGGTGCGGGGAGCCCTGAGCGGCACGCTGAGGGGGCAGCATTTGGGCCAGAGGCCGTGCCTCGatggctgggtcggcgcgctgctgcactggcTCGTGTCTCCGGCTGCTTTGCACCAGGTGAAATGGGCCCCTGTGGTAGGGTCGGGGGCAGCAGAGTAGAGTGGCACTCATGTTTTATCGCAGACTATGAGTATTTTGATTACAGCAATAACGGCACGCAATCGGCGAGGAGCTATCGGCGCTTATTGTTCTacgccgtggcggcacaTCTACCTCTGCGCTTGCCCCCAAGTCAccatctctttctcctcctgcCCCGGTatcccttctctctctgtcgagAGGCGATGAGCGCGGATATACGAGCGAGGCGAGCTCAGGTGTCTCTGCCTTACAAGTGCGCAAGTGGATGTGTTGCCGCGGAAAGTGTATTTTCTGTGCTCTGTGagtgccctccctcccctccacaccAAAGCGCGTTTTCTACCCTGCTGCCTCCGCAGTGTACTTGAGGGAACGAGGGGACCTGAAAAAAAGTCCTCTCAGAGCGGTGAAAAACTCgcagaggtgtgtgtgcggggaggagggggggatGGAAGTGCATGCATATATCCTCGAAGagcgcgtgcatgtgcaccCAGGCTAGGCATGAAAAAGCACGCTCATAAAAATGAATGCCGAGATGAACGAATGATTCTCTGCGGAGATGCCGTGGAGCGGAgatgagggaggaagaggttgtctctcctctctgcgACGCGCATGTTTCTGTGTTATTGCGCACTCTTCTTGGCTTATTGGCGGTCGTGCTGAAGGAAGTGGGCCTCTTCgtttctcctttctcttttcgcttGACTTTTGTGGCCTGCAGCCCTCTGCCTTcatctttttgtttttctgcgTTGTTGTGCAtctgtatatatatagagagagagagatgtatatacatatgcattggtctgtgtgtgcgttcgtTCTCCTTGTGCATCGCTGTGGAGGTGTTCCAGCCTCTACCtgcatgtatatacatagatatgtgtgcgtgtgctcgtgcgTCGTGCTCCTCAATTCATCACACGAAAGCACGCCTGctcacaggcacgcacacgccaaaATCGAAAACGCGTCAGGACACGCCGGAAAGAAACAAAAGAAAGGAGACGGAATGATGCGGGTCCTGGCAACGCCGTTCGCACGGTGACTCGCGAGCAGCCCTGTAGGTATTAAGGAAGCAAAGGTCCATGAATGAGAACAACAGCGAGGGTCAGAGGAAGCGTACATGCTACTCATTCCAACCGAGAGACGAGCGCGCTTCGGGTGAGAGAGAGTCGGTCAAGCGCGTCCTTTCGGTGCGTTGCTGAGTGGCGGGATCAGCGCTCCTTTTCACTCCGCGGCTCCTCTCTGCAGTAGCCGGCGTCGCACGCGTGCCTCCGCCTTTTCGACCACTTACTCTCATTCTCGTCATTCCTTTGTGGTGGTCCCCCTTCGTCGCCCTCCCCGCTCTCACCGGCGAGGGCTGAGACGCAGAAAAAAAGTATGTGGTCTCTTCAGGATGTGGATAAGCTTCTCGTCGTGACTTCATGACCTCTCTTGACAGCTGCTTTGACCCCGCTCCCACCGGCGTCATCACTTGCatcctctctctgtttcgctTCTCTTGaccatcctcctcctcgtttcGATGCTGTCGCACCGAAGTCGCTTGCCGTTGCCACTCTCGTCTCTAGATTAGGCTGTGCACGGGCGCCCTTCGGTCTCCAGTCCCTCTCTTCCGCTTCTGCGCCCCTCGCAACCTTTGCgttgcctccttctccgaAAACGGACTCCACGGCCATCGCACATCGCTGCCgtgctcgctctcttccacTCACCTCCCACCTCCCACCCAAGAAAGACAACGAAAATCATGACCTTTCAGGTTGAGGTGCGCCCGTTCGGTGCGGGCAAAATGATTTGGCTCAAGACGGCCCGCCTGCGTGTCGGGCTCGCCAATTTCGGTGCCACCATCAGCTCAGTGCAGGTCCTCCACCCCCAGCGGCAGAAGTGGATCGAGGTCAACT
Proteins encoded in this window:
- a CDS encoding conserved hypothetical protein (previous protein_id=AAZ14323.1) is translated as MLASSLPLLRRRGTGHVVKYLEGVPTPTKLIDHLAGADLHASAELPFFTTVPRYVDVQREQRLSRLYFHHVLYPAGGARLPYQAVVVRGGRAVRASETHLLRVKKATSWTPLHAEQQQQQQPTAVVAPAARRPSPLAVPSSQLGSSGPASSSPAAAKVPVMSVSTTVPTEDVPAPASWARVDPARRPYFSAGTPRSHEHRRSSHRPPEDTERSARVVEDTTLAPLRGALEHFWNELRTTRNSSTQDVTGGPPSAALLATNEMAERVRQLLVSPAAGLLWMPTSASLSNAADICEESRHTSSGVSDSSERRFWTELMAHVQERVSAMTMHVGGGGDGEVKSPAAVRTCLYVQTRLPPSATVTLPLAQVRDYVHDGRETAGDLSVHDDASERVVCRLAGGLEPVVSFAVGRPLTPVTTDGAATSPSDRAFAHVTCLTRLNMRVTSAPLAKAPAVNAANVSSGTHPVKEAVPHFRDSTLPSAEPWRLGGVGLDLMTPLHARTVAERHTAKPSAHTNGRLTALTENGTSNVKANADSAEAGRYVIGRTDAETYVLPQRELLLTLHVPTHTEDMCAAQNQERLRRQVRLGRASRAAMSAAWPTEQARLTSARRAEGQYANAMSANETGAHRTNAPLQVATTPLAASPSMPLLLSRLSYEVRALPGDVVYIPRGWGFDVQRIVGTATIDNGSRGRKGGRDADKVGFYDHRAVAAHKGTWPGHRPETPSKSSEPNKTESHVASTASVQLTSVEVDALCLNYQPYPELTEKQAAVYVAANYVHSGVDEFYERGGNSVYRSYQ
- a CDS encoding putative aldose 1-epimerase (previous protein_id=AAZ14324.1) — translated: MQFGIKVEPYGYDKLVWLETDALKVGLTNYAASVASIQVYHPADNKWIEVNCGYPKNPEEAYADPDYMGATVGRCAGRVAGGVFTLDGVKYYTQKNRGENTCHCGDDAYHKKHWGMKLIETANVIGVRFNYTSPHMESGFPGEVKNYCTFTIDRSKPNALKTIYDSYITDNSPCDASPINVFSHTSFNLNGIPGQQDGEKNWVQPESVRNHWLRVPASRVAEADRMAIPTGEFLSVEGTGLDFRQGRVIGDCIDDVALLDRDPCGYDHPLAIDGWEKGKLMLHAEAKSPVTNICMKVYSTFPCMWVYTANNKPLPASGGPGQRYARWTGLLVGPQNFSDVANHYPKYPSCIVRRGERQYSETTINEFTIEQ